Proteins encoded in a region of the Moritella marina ATCC 15381 genome:
- a CDS encoding Ig-like domain-containing protein, producing MWTATFTPNDNFDGSATITVDNDSYTDAAGNPAVIRMRSSLIRLIQHWLSRLLKAH from the coding sequence ATCTGGACTGCGACGTTTACACCCAATGATAACTTTGATGGTAGCGCGACAATCACGGTTGATAACGACAGTTACACCGATGCCGCGGGCAACCCAGCGGTAATACGGATGCGATCATCGTTGATACGGTTAATCCAACATTGGCTATCGCGTTTACTGAAAGCGCATTAA
- a CDS encoding Ig-like domain-containing protein → MDCDVYPNDNFDGSATITVDNDSYTDAAGNLGSGNTDAITVDTVNPTLAIAFAESALSDGETSDVTFTFSEVPSDFVIGDINSPNGTMTNLVQDATNGKIWTATFTPNDNFDGSATITVDNDSYTDAAGNPRQR, encoded by the coding sequence TTGGACTGCGACGTTTACCCGAATGATAACTTTGATGGTAGCGCGACAATCACTGTCGACAACGACAGTTACACCGATGCTGCGGGCAACCTGGGCAGCGGCAATACTGATGCGATCACAGTTGATACGGTTAATCCAACACTGGCTATCGCGTTTGCTGAAAGCGCATTAAGCGATGGTGAAACATCAGACGTAACCTTTACGTTCTCAGAAGTACCGAGTGATTTCGTTATCGGTGATATTAATTCGCCGAATGGCACGATGACGAACCTTGTTCAAGATGCAACGAATGGGAAGATCTGGACTGCGACGTTTACCCCGAATGATAACTTTGATGGTAGCGCGACAATCACGGTTGATAACGACAGTTACACCGATGCCGCGGGCAACCCAAGGCAGCGGTAA
- a CDS encoding Ig-like domain-containing protein, which yields MPRATQGSGNTDAIIVDTVNPTLAIAFTESALSDGETSGVTFTFSEAQVISLSVILTRQMGLSRRLWQRQIQLFGLRRIPE from the coding sequence ATGCCGCGGGCAACCCAAGGCAGCGGTAATACGGATGCGATCATCGTTGATACGGTTAATCCAACATTGGCTATCGCGTTTACTGAAAGCGCATTAAGTGATGGTGAAACATCAGGCGTAACCTTTACGTTTAGCGAAGCGCAAGTGATTTCGTTATCGGTGATATTAACTCGCCAAATGGGACTATCACGGCGCTTGTGGCAACGGCAGATCCAACTGTTTGGACTGCGACGTATACCCGAATGA